From a single Brassica napus cultivar Da-Ae chromosome C9, Da-Ae, whole genome shotgun sequence genomic region:
- the LOC106372305 gene encoding pentatricopeptide repeat-containing protein At5g13270, chloroplastic codes for MTTILTLQSSLTPSRAPVTKHANFNQIPSWVSLKSSTSSVKLEHKQGQVENLHLVSLSKHGKLNEAFEFFQEMDKAGVSVAPYSYQCLFEACRELRSLSHGRVLHDRMRNDCESPSVTLQNCVLQMYCECGSLEDADKVFDEMPELNVVSRVTMMSAYAGRGLLDKAVGLFSGMLESGEKPTSSVYTTLLKSLVNPRDLNVGRQVHGHVIRSGLLGNASIEAGVLNMYVKCGWLVGAKLVFDQMVVKKPVAWTGLMIGYTKAGRARDALKLFVDLVTGGVEWDSFVFSVVLKACASLEEVNLGKQIHACVAKLGLESDVSVGTPLVDCYIKCSSFESALLAFEKISEPNDVSWSAIISGYCQMSQFEEAIKTFKSLRTKSAAILNSFTYTSVFQACSVLADCNIGGQVHGDAIKRSLVGSQYGESALIAMYSKCGCLDDARAVFDSMDNPDVVAWTAFISGHAYYGNASEALRLFEEMVRCGMKPNSVTFIAVLTACSHAGLIEQSKYYLDTMLPKYNVAPTIDHYDCMIDIYSRAGLLEEALKFMKSMPFEPDAMSWKCFLSGCWTHKYLELGEIAGEELRQLDPEDTAGYVLPFNLYTQAGRWEEAAEMMKLMNDKMLKKELSCSWIREKGKIHRFIVGDKHHPQTQDIYEKLKEFDDFMEGDVFQCSMTERREQLLDHSERLAIAYGLISVNGHARGPIKVFKNLRACPDCHEFAKHVSLVTGHEIIIRDSRRFHHFKEGKCSCNDYW; via the coding sequence ATGACGACGATCCTCACTTTACAATCCTCGCTAACCCCTTCACGAGCTCCGGTTACAAAGCACGCGAATTTCAATCAGATTCCGTCGTGGGTTTCTCTGAAATCGAGCACTTCATCTGTAAAACTCGAGCACAAGCAAGGGCAAGTCGAGAATCTTCATCTGGTCTCCTTGTCTAAACACGGCAAGCTCAACGAGGCGTTTGAGTTTTTCCAAGAAATGGATAAGGCTGGCGTCTCCGTCGCTCCGTACTCTTACCAGTGTCTCTTCGAAGCTTGCAGAGAGCTAAGGTCTTTATCTCACGGGAGAGTCCTCCACGATCGAATGCGAAACGACTGTGAGAGTCCTTCCGTGACTCTTCAGAACTGTGTGTTGCAAATGTACTGTGAGTGCGGGAGTTTGGAGGATGCAGATAAagtgttcgacgaaatgcctGAGTTAAACGTAGTTTCTAGAGTTACGATGATGTCTGCTTACGCAGGACGAGGTCTTTTGGATAAAGCTGTTGGTTTGTTCTCGGGGATGTTAGAATCAGGAGAGAAGCCAACTTCTTCTGTTTATACTACACTCTTGAAATCTTTGGTGAATCCTAGGGATTTAAATGTTGGTAGACAGGTTCATGGTCATGTTATACGTTCTGGGTTATTGGGGAATGCGTCTATAGAGGCTGGGGTCTTGAACATGTATGTGAAATGTGGTTGGTTAGTGGGTGCTAAGCTAGTGTTTGATCAAATGGTAGTGAAGAAACCGGTGGCTTGGACGGGGTTGATGATAGGTTATACTAAAGCCGGAAGAGCAAGAGATGCTTTGAAACTGTTTGTGGATTTGGTGACGGGAGGTGTTGAATGGGACAGTTTTGTGTTTTCAGTTGTTCTTAAAGCATGTGCTTCTCTTGAAGAGGTTAATCTCGGCAAGCAGATTCATGCCTGTGTCGCTAAGCTTGGACTGGAGTCTGATGTCTCTGTTGGAACTCCTCTCGTTGATTGTTACATCAAATGTTCCAGCTTCGAGTCTGCTCTTCTTGCATTCGAAAAAATCAGTGAACCAAACGATGTTTCCTGGAGCGCAATCATCTCTGGATACTGTCAGATGAGTCAGTTCGAAGAGGctattaaaactttcaagtcTTTGAGAACCAAAAGTGCAGCGATTCTAAACTCGTTCACTTATACTAGCGTGTTCCAAGCGTGTTCCGTACTTGCAGATTGCAACATTGGTGGCCAAGTCCATGGAGACGCTATAAAAAGAAGCCTGGTTGGTTCTCAGTATGGAGAAAGCGCTCTCATTGCGATGTATTCTAAATGTGGATGCTTAGATGACGCACGTGCAGTCTTTGATTCAATGGACAACCCCGACGTTGTTGCTTGGACGGCTTTTATATCAGGTCATGCGTACTATGGAAACGCCTCTGAAGCTCTGAGATTGTTTGAGGAAATGGTGAGGTGTGGCATGAAGCCGAACTCAGTGACTTTTATTGCCGTTTTAACCGCATGCAGCCACGCTGGTCTGATTGAACAGAGCAAGTATTACTTGGACACGATGCTTCCAAAGTACAACGTGGCTCCAACTATTGACCATTATGATTGTATGATAGACATTTATTCCCGTGCGGGACTATTAGAGGAAGCACTCAAGTTTATGAAGAGTATGCCTTTTGAGCCTGATGCAATGAGTTGGAAATGCTTTCTAAGTGGGTGTTGGACGCACAAGTATCTCGAACTGGGGGAGATTGCTGGTGAGGAGCTTCGCCAGCTCGATCCAGAAGATACAGCTGGATATGTTCTCCCGTTTAATCTGTATACGCAGGCTGGAAGATGGGAAGAAGCTGCTGAGATGATGAAACTAATGAACGACAAGATGCTAAAGAAGGAACTGAGCTGCAGCTGGATCAGAGAAAAGGGCAAGATTCATCGGTTTATAGTGGGTGATAAACACCATCCACAAACTCAGGATATCTATGAGAAGCTCAAGGAGTTTGATGATTTTATGGAAGGTGATGTGTTTCAGTGTAGTATGACAGAGAGAAGAGAACAGCTTCTTGATCACAGCGAGAGACTTGCCATTGCATATGGGTTGATATCGGTGAATGGCCATGCCCGTGGACCTATCAAGGTATTCAAGAATCTCCGGGCGTGCCCAGATTGCCATGAGTTTGCAAAGCATGTGTCTTTGGTTACAGGACATGAAATCATCATCCGAGATTCTCGAAGGTTTCACCATTTCAAGGAGGGGAAGTGCTCTTGCAACGATTACTGGTGA
- the LOC111198025 gene encoding coiled-coil domain-containing protein SCD2 isoform X2, producing the protein MFVVKETNKDDHFCFVIGDLIVCGNQFSRNSPAVSVRASQQPPVPPSKLSQRNQATVPLPVVTPRNQQTEKRALPEIGHLSAKDSKDQHEASALQDELDMLQEENESILEKLRLEDERCKEAEARVRELEKQVTSLGEGVSLEAKLLSRKEAALRQREAALKDARQNREGANKETTALRAQVESAKQEAAGVVAQLQVAESEVNALRTMTHRMILTPKEMEEVVLKRCWLARYWGLAARYGICSDIATSKYEYWSSLAPLPFEIVLSAGQKAKEESWEKDSEESEKRSQLVQDINDLTGEGNIESMLSVEMGLKELASLKVEVSITLTLAQLRLANTFRLSDPELKSPGGPKLLEALELSPEESEDVLFKEAWLTYFWRRALSLGIDVDIARERLQFWISRSAHSPSSHDAMEVEQGLTELRKRRIERRLWEASRSNQ; encoded by the exons ATGTTCGTGGTAAAGGAAACTAATAAAGATGATCACTTTTGTTTTGTAATCGGAGATTTGATTGTTTGTGGTAATCAGTTTTCTCGGAACTCTCCAGCCGTGTCTGTTCGAGCATCACAGCAACCACCTGTTCCGCCTAGCAAACTGTCTCAAAGGAACCAAGCTACCGTTCCATTACCTGTTGTAACTCCTAGGAATCAACAGACTGAAAAGCG GGCTTTACCTGAGATTGGGCATCTTAGTGCAAAAGATTCGAAAGATCAGCATGAAGCATCCGCACTTCAAGATgaa CTCGATATGCTGCAAGAGGAGAATGAGAGTATTCTTGAAAAG CTTAGGCTTGAGGATGAGAGATGCAAGGAAGCAGAAGCCAGGGTGAGAGAGCTTGAGAAACAG GTGACTTCTTTGGGAGAAGGCGTATCTCTGGAAGCTAAACTTCTGAGCAG AAAAGAAGCTGCTTTGCGTCAAAGAGAG GCTGCCCTTAAAGATGCAAGGCAGAATAGAGAAGGGGCTAATAAGGAGACTACTGCTCTTCGGGCTCAAGTAGAG AGTGCAAAACAAGAGGCTGCTGGTGTAGTAGCACAACTTCAAGTAGCAGAATCTGAAGTCAACGCTCTACGAACAATGACACACAGAATGATATTGACCCCAAAAGAGATG GAGGAAGTTGTTCTTAAGCGGTGCTGGCTAGCTCGGTACTGGGGCTTAGCTGCCAGATATG GCATATGTTCGGACATCGCTACATCTAAGTACGAATACTGGTCATCTCTGGCACCTCTTCCTTTCGAAATTGTGCTATCAGCTGGGCAGAAGGCTAAGGAAGAAAGTTGGGAAAAAG ATTCTGAGGAGAGCGAGAAGAGGAGCCAGCTCGTTCAGGATATAAATGATCTAACAGGAGAGGGGAATATTGAAAGTATGCTCTCTGTGGAAATGGGTCTGAAGGAGCTAGCTTCTTTAAAG GTTGAAGTTTCCATAACTCTTACACTAGCCCAGCTAAGGTTGGCCAATACTTTTCGACTATCTGATCCGG AGTTAAAATCACCAGGTGGTCCTAAGTTACTGGAGGCACTTG AACTGAGTCCAGAAGAGTCTGAAGATGTTCTCTTCAAGGAG GCTTGGCTCACATACTTTTGGAGAAGAGCCCTGTCCCTTGGCATAGATGTGGACATTGCGAGAGAACGTCTTCAATTCTGGATCAGCAGGAGTGCACACTCTCCATCTTCACATGACGCCATGGAAG TTGAGCAAGGGCTAACAGAGCTAAGAAAGCGCCGGATAGAACGCAGATTGTGGGAAGCCTCCAGGTCCAACCAGTAG
- the LOC111198025 gene encoding coiled-coil domain-containing protein SCD2 isoform X1, with translation MERARTESPSYFRQWNGDSITPNAAAAPSSPARHHHARSSSVTGMSNVKRAQNVAAKAAAQRLAKVMASQTTDDDEDEDDVGGDDLDFRYGAPPLSFTRNNASTKPRPAASAVLPPPKIGRSSSPAFSRNSPAVSVRASQQPPVPPSKLSQRNQATVPLPVVTPRNQQTEKRALPEIGHLSAKDSKDQHEASALQDELDMLQEENESILEKLRLEDERCKEAEARVRELEKQVTSLGEGVSLEAKLLSRKEAALRQREAALKDARQNREGANKETTALRAQVESAKQEAAGVVAQLQVAESEVNALRTMTHRMILTPKEMEEVVLKRCWLARYWGLAARYGICSDIATSKYEYWSSLAPLPFEIVLSAGQKAKEESWEKDSEESEKRSQLVQDINDLTGEGNIESMLSVEMGLKELASLKVEVSITLTLAQLRLANTFRLSDPELKSPGGPKLLEALELSPEESEDVLFKEAWLTYFWRRALSLGIDVDIARERLQFWISRSAHSPSSHDAMEVEQGLTELRKRRIERRLWEASRSNQ, from the exons ATGGAACGGGCACGCACCGAAAGCCCCAGCTACTTCCGCCAATGGAACGGCGACTCCATCACCCCCAATGCCGCCGCCGCTCCTTCCTCTCCGGCGCGTCACCACCACGCTCGATCGTCTTCCGTCACGGGAATGTCAAACGTCAAGCGAGCTCAGAACGTGGCGGCCAAAGCCGCGGCTCAGAGGCTCGCGAAGGTCATGGCTTCGCAGACCACCGACGAcgacgaagacgaagacgaTGTCGGTGGCGATGACCTAGATTTCCGCTACGGCGCTCCTCCTCTCTCCTTCACGAGAAACAATGCTTCTACTAAACCTAGACCTGCTGCTTCTGCTGTTCTTCCTCCTCCCAAGATCGGCAGATCTTCCTCCCCTGCG TTTTCTCGGAACTCTCCAGCCGTGTCTGTTCGAGCATCACAGCAACCACCTGTTCCGCCTAGCAAACTGTCTCAAAGGAACCAAGCTACCGTTCCATTACCTGTTGTAACTCCTAGGAATCAACAGACTGAAAAGCG GGCTTTACCTGAGATTGGGCATCTTAGTGCAAAAGATTCGAAAGATCAGCATGAAGCATCCGCACTTCAAGATgaa CTCGATATGCTGCAAGAGGAGAATGAGAGTATTCTTGAAAAG CTTAGGCTTGAGGATGAGAGATGCAAGGAAGCAGAAGCCAGGGTGAGAGAGCTTGAGAAACAG GTGACTTCTTTGGGAGAAGGCGTATCTCTGGAAGCTAAACTTCTGAGCAG AAAAGAAGCTGCTTTGCGTCAAAGAGAG GCTGCCCTTAAAGATGCAAGGCAGAATAGAGAAGGGGCTAATAAGGAGACTACTGCTCTTCGGGCTCAAGTAGAG AGTGCAAAACAAGAGGCTGCTGGTGTAGTAGCACAACTTCAAGTAGCAGAATCTGAAGTCAACGCTCTACGAACAATGACACACAGAATGATATTGACCCCAAAAGAGATG GAGGAAGTTGTTCTTAAGCGGTGCTGGCTAGCTCGGTACTGGGGCTTAGCTGCCAGATATG GCATATGTTCGGACATCGCTACATCTAAGTACGAATACTGGTCATCTCTGGCACCTCTTCCTTTCGAAATTGTGCTATCAGCTGGGCAGAAGGCTAAGGAAGAAAGTTGGGAAAAAG ATTCTGAGGAGAGCGAGAAGAGGAGCCAGCTCGTTCAGGATATAAATGATCTAACAGGAGAGGGGAATATTGAAAGTATGCTCTCTGTGGAAATGGGTCTGAAGGAGCTAGCTTCTTTAAAG GTTGAAGTTTCCATAACTCTTACACTAGCCCAGCTAAGGTTGGCCAATACTTTTCGACTATCTGATCCGG AGTTAAAATCACCAGGTGGTCCTAAGTTACTGGAGGCACTTG AACTGAGTCCAGAAGAGTCTGAAGATGTTCTCTTCAAGGAG GCTTGGCTCACATACTTTTGGAGAAGAGCCCTGTCCCTTGGCATAGATGTGGACATTGCGAGAGAACGTCTTCAATTCTGGATCAGCAGGAGTGCACACTCTCCATCTTCACATGACGCCATGGAAG TTGAGCAAGGGCTAACAGAGCTAAGAAAGCGCCGGATAGAACGCAGATTGTGGGAAGCCTCCAGGTCCAACCAGTAG